Proteins encoded together in one Falco peregrinus isolate bFalPer1 chromosome 2, bFalPer1.pri, whole genome shotgun sequence window:
- the LOC129783748 gene encoding coiled-coil domain-containing protein 63-like gives MDSKWGEPSLEQKVLDVPAMEKKKVSEAEFRRLQREFQRAAEKRKSYGANVRQQMQAQEKEIASLTQERKEVLLTPSQIPSPRNRMRDERNCTGLQGLLQTKYQCDSLIKDRKALLAELDKEILELEKKMARQNRAAVKAKQANSSKQLQKQIETLELHLNNVTVHFHTILSRNKELREEIEKLQIQKALLGKLSLKLHKKLAQQRRRMNTAAEQCTQGYKQRMGALARIAALNKRHIEDTVQRNVELQERKRALEKENKLKNFMLTKCRDRSELEEVAKKRKALKAAQWAKQSQMESFESQEVAYRRLLELAEDGNFDRLVDNFIKKEGKNFASFIYITELKNEMEKMKQRIKDVQNEITTLMMDREDAETSNFHVLQELEEKLAETTREANWCEERCKESSRVLGQIKCGVEALLEVIGGDATKTTEQLGENGQITDGNLTRILGLVEKETNELLLMESVLRYTRAEGSQPAQPFASPLLGTTSLPWVMDRARLCPPPPALDSTPADIAAWEVPLGHGQLHQLVLQSCEKELGHAAAAAKKGSKSLKD, from the exons ATGGACTCCAAG TGGGGAGAGCCCTCTCTGGAGCAGAAGGTTTTGGACGTGCCCGcgatggagaaaaaaaaggtgtctgAAGCCGAGTTCAGGAGACTGCAGAGAGAGTTTCAGAGAGCAGCGGAGAAGAGGAAATCTTACGGTGCCAACGTGAGGCAGCAAATGCAGGCTCAGGA aaaagaaatagcgTCGCTGACTCAAGAACGCAAAGAGGTGTTATTAACGCCGAGCCAGATCCCATCCCCAAGAAATAGGATGCGGGATGAGAGGAATTGTACGGGGCTCCAAGGCCTTTTGCAGACCAAATATCAGTGTGATTCCCtgattaaagacagaaaagcccTGTTAGCGGAGCTGGACAAGGAG ATActagagctggaaaaaaagatggcgAGGCAAAACCGGGCGGCAGTGAAGGCGAAGCAAGCAAACAGTagcaaacagctgcaaaagcagattGAGACACTGGAGCTGCATCTAAACAAC GTCACCGTCCATTTCCATACCATCCTGTCCAGAAACAAAGAGCTCCGAGAAGAGATTGAAAAGCTGCAAATCCAGAAAGCTCTTTTGGGCAAGCTCTCCTTGAAGCTCCATAAGAAGCTGgctcagcagaggagaaggatgaaCACTGCCGCTGAGCAGTGCACACAAGGCTACAAGCAGCG GATGGGGGCTCTGGCAAGGATTGCAGCCTTGAACAAAAGACACATAGAAGACACAGTCCAGCGCAATGTTGAGCTGCAGGAGCGGAAGCGTGCCCTTGAAAAGgagaacaaactgaaaaacttcATGCTGACCAAGTGCAGAGATCGCTCGGAATTGGAGGAAGTggccaaaaagagaaaag CCCTGAAGGCAGCCCAGTGGGCCAAGCAGAGCCAAATGGAGAGCTTCGAGAGCCAGGAGGTGGCTTACAGGCgcctgctggagctggcagaggacgGGAACTTTGACCGCCTGGTGGATAACTTCATcaaaaaggaggggaagaacTTTGCCTCCTTCATCTACATCACTGAGCTGAAGAACGagatggagaagatgaagcAGAGGATCAAGGATGTCCAG AACGAAATTACAACCCTTATGATGGACCGGGAGGACGCAGAGACGAGCAACTTCCatgtcctgcaggagctggag GAAAAACTAGCGGAAACCACGAGGGAAGCCAACTGGTGCGAAGAGAGATGcaaagagagcagcagagtCCTGGGCCAGATCAAATGTGGCGTGGAGGCCCTTTTGGAAGTAATCGGTGGCGATGCTACGAAGACAACGGAGCAGCTTGGAGAAAATGGGCAGATCACGGATGGGAATCTGACGCGGATTTTAG GTCTCGTGGAGAAGGAGACCAACGAGCTCCTGCTGATGGAGAGCGTCCTGCGCTACACGCGGGCTGAGGGCTCGCAGCCGGCCCAGCCCTTTGCCAGCCCGCTCCTGGGCACCACCAGCCTCCCGTGGGTGATGGATCGGGCCCGGctctgcccgccgccccccgccctggACAGCACCCCCGCCGACATCGCCGCCT GGGAGGTGCCGCTGGGCCACGGGCAGCTGCACCAGCTGGTCCTCCAGAGCTGCGAGAAGGAGCTGGGCcacgctgccgctgccgccaAGAAGGGGAGCAAGAGCCTCAAGGACTGA
- the LOC129783749 gene encoding coiled-coil domain-containing protein 63-like codes for MDSKWGEPSLEQKVLDVPAMEKKKVSEAEFRRLQREFQRAAEKRKSYGANVRQQMQAQEKEIASLTQERKEVLLTPSQIPSPRNRMRDERNCTGLQGLLQTKYQCDSLIKDRKALLAELDKEILELEKKMARQNRAAVKAKQANSSKQLQKQIETLELHLNNVTVHFHTILSRNKELREEIEKLQIQKALLGKLSLKLHKKLAQQRRRMNTAAEQCTQGYKQRMGALARIAALNKRHIEDTVQHNVELQERKRALEKENKLKNFMLTKCRDRSELEEVTKKRKALKAAQWAKQSQMESFESQEVAYRRLLELAEDGNFDRLVDNFIEKEGKNFASFIYITELKNEMEKMKQRIKDVQNEITTLMMDREDAETSNFHVLQELEEKLAETTREANWCEERCKESSRVLGQIKCGVEALLEVIGGDATKTTEQLGENGQITDGNLTRILGLVEKETNELLLMESVLRYTRAEGSQPAQPFASPLLGTTSLPWVMDRAQLCPPPPALDSTPADIAAWEVPLGHGQLHQLVLQSCEKELGHAAAAAKKGSKSLKD; via the exons ATGGACTCCAAG TGGGGAGAGCCCTCTCTGGAGCAGAAGGTTTTGGACGTGCCCGcgatggagaaaaaaaaggtgtctgAAGCCGAGTTCAGGAGACTGCAGAGAGAGTTTCAGAGAGCAGCGGAGAAGAGGAAATCTTACGGTGCCAACGTGAGGCAGCAAATGCAGGCTCAGGA aaaagaaatagcgTCGCTGACTCAAGAACGCAAAGAGGTGTTATTAACGCCGAGCCAGATCCCATCCCCAAGAAATAGGATGCGGGATGAGAGGAATTGTACGGGGCTCCAAGGCCTTTTGCAGACCAAATATCAGTGTGATTCCCtgattaaagacagaaaagcccTGTTAGCGGAGCTGGACAAGGAG ATActagagctggaaaaaaagatggcgAGGCAAAACCGGGCGGCAGTGAAGGCGAAGCAAGCAAACAGTagcaaacagctgcaaaagcagattGAGACACTGGAGCTGCATCTAAACAAC GTCACCGTCCATTTCCATACCATCCTGTCCAGAAACAAAGAGCTCCGAGAAGAGATTGAAAAGCTGCAAATCCAGAAAGCTCTTTTGGGCAAGCTCTCCTTGAAGCTCCATAAGAAGCTGgctcagcagaggagaaggatgaaCACTGCCGCTGAGCAGTGCACACAAGGCTACAAGCAGCG GATGGGGGCTCTGGCAAGGATTGCAGCCTTGAACAAAAGACACATAGAAGACACAGTCCAGCACAATGTTGAGCTGCAGGAGCGGAAACGTGCCCTAGAAAAGgagaacaaactgaaaaacttcATGCTGACCAAGTGCAGAGATCGCTCGGAATTGGAGGAAGTgaccaaaaagagaaaag CCCTGAAGGCAGCCCAGTGGGCCAAGCAGAGCCAAATGGAGAGCTTCGAGAGCCAGGAGGTGGCTTACAGGCgcctgctggagctggcagaggacgGGAACTTTGACCGCCTGGTGGATAACTTCATcgaaaaggaggggaagaacTTTGCCTCCTTCATCTACATCACTGAGCTGAAGAACGagatggagaagatgaagcAGAGGATCAAGGATGTCCAG AACGAAATTACAACCCTTATGATGGACCGGGAGGACGCAGAGACGAGCAACTTCCatgtcctgcaggagctggag GAAAAACTAGCAGAAACCACGAGGGAAGCCAACTGGTGCGAAGAGAGATGcaaagagagcagcagagtCCTGGGCCAGATCAAATGTGGCGTGGAGGCCCTTTTGGAAGTAATCGGTGGCGATGCTACGAAGACAACGGAGCAGCTTGGAGAAAATGGGCAGATCACGGATGGGAATCTGACGCGGATTTTAG GTCTCGTGGAGAAGGAGACCAACGAGCTCCTGCTGATGGAGAGCGTCCTGCGCTACACGCGGGCTGAGGGCTCGCAGCCGGCCCAGCCCTTCGCCAGCCCGCTCCTGGGCACCACCAGCCTCCCGTGGGTGATGGATCGGGCCCAGctctgcccgccgccccccgccctggACAGCACCCCCGCCGACATCGCCGCCT GGGAGGTGCCGCTGGGCCACGGGCAGCTGCACCAGCTGGTCCTCCAGAGCTGCGAGAAGGAGCTGGGCcacgctgccgctgccgccaAGAAGGGGAGCAAGAGCCTCAAGGACTGA
- the LOC129783771 gene encoding coiled-coil domain-containing protein 63-like, producing the protein MDSKWGEPSLEQKVLDVPAMEKKKVSEAEFRRLQREFQRAAEKRKSYGANVRQQMQAQEKEIASLTQERKEVLLTPSQIPSPRNRMRDERNCTGLQGLLQTKYQCDSLIKDRKALLAELDKEILELEKKMARQNRAAVKAKQANSSKQLQKQIETLELHLNNVTVHFHTILSRNKELREEIEKLQIQKALLGKLSLKLHKKLAQQRRRMNTAAEQCTQGYKQRMGALARIAALNKRHIEDTVQRNVELQERKRALEKENKLKNFMLTKCRDRSELEEVAKKRKALKAAQWAKQSQMESFESQEVAYRRLLELAEDGNFDRLVDNFIEKEGKNFASFIYITELKNEMEKMKQRIKDVQNEITTLMMDREDAETSNFHVLQELEEKLAETTREANWCEERCKESSRVLGQIKCGVEALLEVIGGDATKTTEQLGENGQITDGNLTRILGLVEKETNELLLMESVLRYTRAEGSQPAQPFASPLLGTTSLPWVMDRARLCPPPPALDST; encoded by the exons ATGGACTCCAAG TGGGGAGAGCCCTCTCTGGAGCAGAAGGTTTTGGACGTGCCCGcgatggagaaaaaaaaggtgtctgAAGCCGAGTTCAGGAGACTGCAGAGAGAGTTTCAGAGAGCAGCGGAGAAGAGGAAATCTTACGGTGCCAACGTGAGGCAGCAAATGCAGGCTCAGGA aaaagaaatagcgTCGCTGACTCAAGAACGCAAAGAGGTGTTATTAACGCCGAGCCAGATCCCATCCCCAAGAAATAGGATGCGGGATGAGAGGAATTGTACGGGGCTCCAAGGCCTTTTGCAGACCAAATATCAGTGTGATTCCCtgattaaagacagaaaagcccTGTTAGCGGAGCTGGACAAGGAG ATActagagctggaaaaaaagatggcgAGGCAAAACCGGGCGGCAGTGAAGGCGAAGCAAGCAAACAGTagcaaacagctgcaaaagcagattGAGACACTGGAGCTGCATCTAAACAAC GTCACCGTCCATTTCCATACCATCCTGTCCAGAAACAAAGAGCTCCGAGAAGAGATTGAAAAGCTGCAAATCCAGAAAGCTCTTTTGGGCAAGCTCTCCTTGAAGCTCCATAAGAAGCTGgctcagcagaggagaaggatgaaCACTGCCGCTGAGCAGTGCACACAAGGCTACAAGCAGCG GATGGGGGCTCTGGCAAGGATTGCAGCCTTGAACAAAAGACACATAGAAGACACAGTCCAGCGCAATGTTGAGCTGCAGGAGCGGAAGCGTGCCCTTGAAAAGgagaacaaactgaaaaacttcATGCTGACCAAGTGCAGAGATCGCTCGGAATTGGAGGAAGTggccaaaaagagaaaag CCCTGAAGGCAGCCCAGTGGGCCAAGCAGAGCCAAATGGAGAGCTTCGAGAGCCAGGAGGTGGCTTACAGGCgcctgctggagctggcagaggacgGGAACTTTGACCGCCTGGTGGATAACTTCATcgaaaaggaggggaagaacTTTGCCTCCTTCATCTACATCACTGAGCTGAAGAACGagatggagaagatgaagcAGAGGATCAAGGATGTCCAG AACGAAATTACAACCCTTATGATGGACCGGGAGGACGCAGAGACGAGCAACTTCCatgtcctgcaggagctggag GAAAAACTAGCGGAAACCACGAGGGAAGCCAACTGGTGCGAAGAGAGATGcaaagagagcagcagagtCCTGGGCCAGATCAAATGTGGCGTGGAGGCCCTTTTGGAAGTAATCGGTGGCGATGCTACGAAGACCACGGAGCAGCTTGGAGAAAATGGGCAGATCACGGATGGGAATCTGACGCGGATTTTAG GTCTCGTGGAGAAGGAGACCAACGAGCTCCTGCTGATGGAGAGCGTCCTGCGCTACACGCGGGCTGAGGGCTCGCAGCCGGCCCAGCCCTTCGCCAGCCCGCTCCTGGGCACCACCAGCCTCCCGTGGGTGATGGATCGGGCCCGGctctgcccgccgccccccgccctggACAGCACC
- the LOC129783750 gene encoding coiled-coil domain-containing protein 63-like isoform X1 — protein sequence MCQTRERVLRDGQGDTNTPLTSVSFLPLGSRSVPAEAPSSPSRGVCRATSRVSWKKRWTPRKEIASLTQERKEVLLTPSQIPSPRNRMRDERNCTGLQGLLQTKYQCDSLIKDRKALLAELDKEILELEKKMARQNRAAVKAKQANSSKQLQKQIETLELHLNNVTVHFHTILSRNKELREEIEKLQIQKALLGKLSLKLHKKLAQQRRRMNTAAEQCTQGYKQRMGALARIAALNKRHIEDTVQRNVELQERKRALEKENKLKNFMLTKCRDRSELEEVAKKRKALKAAQWAKQSQMESFESQEVAYRRLLELAEDGNFDRLVDNFIEKEGKNFASFIYITELKNEMEKMKQRIKDVQNEITTLMMDREDAETSNFHVLQELEEKLAETTREANWCEERCKESSRVLGQIKCGVEALLEVIGGDATKTTEQLGENGQITDGNLTRILGLVEKETNELLLMESVLRYTRAEGSQPAQPFASPLLGTTSLPWVMDRARLCPPPPALDSTPADIAAWEVPLGHGQLHQLVLQSCEKELGHAAAAAKKGSKSLKE from the exons ATGTGCCAAACACGCGAGCGGGTGCTGAGGGACGGGCAGGGGGACACAAACACCCCCTTAACCAGCGTTTCATTTCTCCCCTTGGGAAGCAGGTCTGTCCCCGCAGAGGCTCCATCATCCCCTTCCCGAGGCGTCTGCAGAGCAACCAGCAGAGTTAGCTGGAAGAAACGATGGACTCCAAG aaaagaaatagcgTCGCTGACTCAAGAACGCAAAGAGGTGTTATTAACGCCGAGCCAGATCCCATCCCCAAGAAATAGGATGCGGGATGAGAGGAATTGTACGGGGCTCCAAGGCCTTTTGCAGACCAAATATCAGTGTGATTCCCtgattaaagacagaaaagcccTGTTAGCGGAGCTGGACAAGGAG ATActagagctggaaaaaaagatggcgAGGCAAAACCGGGCGGCAGTGAAGGCGAAGCAAGCAAACAGTagcaaacagctgcaaaagcagattGAGACACTGGAGCTGCATCTAAACAAC GTCACCGTCCATTTCCATACCATCCTGTCCAGAAACAAAGAGCTCCGAGAAGAGATTGAAAAGCTGCAAATCCAGAAAGCTCTTTTGGGCAAGCTCTCCTTGAAGCTCCATAAGAAGCTGgctcagcagaggagaaggatgaaCACTGCCGCTGAGCAGTGCACACAAGGCTACAAGCAGCG GATGGGGGCTCTGGCAAGGATTGCAGCCTTGAACAAAAGACACATAGAAGACACAGTCCAGCGCAATGTTGAGCTGCAGGAGCGGAAGCGTGCCCTAGAAAAGgagaacaaactgaaaaacttcATGCTGACCAAGTGCAGAGATCGCTCGGAACTGGAGGAAGTggccaaaaagagaaaag CCCTGAAGGCAGCCCAGTGGGCCAAGCAGAGCCAAATGGAGAGCTTCGAGAGCCAGGAGGTGGCTTACAGGCgcctgctggagctggcagaggacgGGAACTTTGACCGCCTGGTGGATAACTTCATcgaaaaggaggggaagaacTTTGCCTCCTTCATCTACATCACTGAGCTGAAGAACGagatggagaagatgaagcAGAGGATCAAGGATGTCCAG AACGAAATTACAACCCTTATGATGGACCGGGAGGACGCAGAGACGAGCAACTTCCatgtcctgcaggagctggag GAAAAACTAGCGGAAACCACGAGGGAAGCCAACTGGTGCGAAGAGAGATGcaaagagagcagcagagtCCTGGGCCAGATCAAATGTGGCGTGGAGGCCCTTTTGGAAGTAATCGGTGGCGATGCTACGAAGACAACGGAGCAGCTTGGAGAAAATGGGCAGATCACGGATGGGAATCTGACGCGGATTTTAG GTCTCGTGGAGAAGGAGACCAACGAGCTCCTGCTGATGGAGAGCGTCCTGCGCTACACGCGGGCTGAGGGCTCGCAGCCGGCCCAGCCCTTCGCCAGCCCGCTCCTGGGCACCACCAGCCTCCCGTGGGTGATGGATCGGGCCCGGctctgcccgccgccccccgccctggACAGCACCCCCGCCGACATCGCCGCCT GGGAGGTGCCGCTGGGCCACGGGCAGCTGCACCAGCTGGTCCTCCAGAGCTGCGAGAAGGAGCTGGGCcacgctgccgctgccgccaAGAAGGGGAGCAAGAGCCTCAAGGAGTGA
- the LOC129783750 gene encoding coiled-coil domain-containing protein 63-like isoform X2, which produces MDSKWGEPSLEQKVLDVPAMEKKKVSEAEFRRLQREFQRAAEKRKSYGANVRQQMQAQEKEIASLTQERKEVLLTPSQIPSPRNRMRDERNCTGLQGLLQTKYQCDSLIKDRKALLAELDKEILELEKKMARQNRAAVKAKQANSSKQLQKQIETLELHLNNVTVHFHTILSRNKELREEIEKLQIQKALLGKLSLKLHKKLAQQRRRMNTAAEQCTQGYKQRMGALARIAALNKRHIEDTVQRNVELQERKRALEKENKLKNFMLTKCRDRSELEEVAKKRKALKAAQWAKQSQMESFESQEVAYRRLLELAEDGNFDRLVDNFIEKEGKNFASFIYITELKNEMEKMKQRIKDVQNEITTLMMDREDAETSNFHVLQELEEKLAETTREANWCEERCKESSRVLGQIKCGVEALLEVIGGDATKTTEQLGENGQITDGNLTRILGLVEKETNELLLMESVLRYTRAEGSQPAQPFASPLLGTTSLPWVMDRARLCPPPPALDSTPADIAAWEVPLGHGQLHQLVLQSCEKELGHAAAAAKKGSKSLKE; this is translated from the exons ATGGACTCCAAG TGGGGAGAGCCCTCTCTGGAGCAGAAGGTTTTGGACGTGCCCGcgatggagaaaaaaaaggtgtctgAAGCCGAGTTCAGGAGACTGCAGAGAGAGTTTCAGAGAGCAGCGGAGAAGAGGAAATCTTACGGTGCCAACGTGAGGCAGCAAATGCAGGCTCAGGA aaaagaaatagcgTCGCTGACTCAAGAACGCAAAGAGGTGTTATTAACGCCGAGCCAGATCCCATCCCCAAGAAATAGGATGCGGGATGAGAGGAATTGTACGGGGCTCCAAGGCCTTTTGCAGACCAAATATCAGTGTGATTCCCtgattaaagacagaaaagcccTGTTAGCGGAGCTGGACAAGGAG ATActagagctggaaaaaaagatggcgAGGCAAAACCGGGCGGCAGTGAAGGCGAAGCAAGCAAACAGTagcaaacagctgcaaaagcagattGAGACACTGGAGCTGCATCTAAACAAC GTCACCGTCCATTTCCATACCATCCTGTCCAGAAACAAAGAGCTCCGAGAAGAGATTGAAAAGCTGCAAATCCAGAAAGCTCTTTTGGGCAAGCTCTCCTTGAAGCTCCATAAGAAGCTGgctcagcagaggagaaggatgaaCACTGCCGCTGAGCAGTGCACACAAGGCTACAAGCAGCG GATGGGGGCTCTGGCAAGGATTGCAGCCTTGAACAAAAGACACATAGAAGACACAGTCCAGCGCAATGTTGAGCTGCAGGAGCGGAAGCGTGCCCTAGAAAAGgagaacaaactgaaaaacttcATGCTGACCAAGTGCAGAGATCGCTCGGAACTGGAGGAAGTggccaaaaagagaaaag CCCTGAAGGCAGCCCAGTGGGCCAAGCAGAGCCAAATGGAGAGCTTCGAGAGCCAGGAGGTGGCTTACAGGCgcctgctggagctggcagaggacgGGAACTTTGACCGCCTGGTGGATAACTTCATcgaaaaggaggggaagaacTTTGCCTCCTTCATCTACATCACTGAGCTGAAGAACGagatggagaagatgaagcAGAGGATCAAGGATGTCCAG AACGAAATTACAACCCTTATGATGGACCGGGAGGACGCAGAGACGAGCAACTTCCatgtcctgcaggagctggag GAAAAACTAGCGGAAACCACGAGGGAAGCCAACTGGTGCGAAGAGAGATGcaaagagagcagcagagtCCTGGGCCAGATCAAATGTGGCGTGGAGGCCCTTTTGGAAGTAATCGGTGGCGATGCTACGAAGACAACGGAGCAGCTTGGAGAAAATGGGCAGATCACGGATGGGAATCTGACGCGGATTTTAG GTCTCGTGGAGAAGGAGACCAACGAGCTCCTGCTGATGGAGAGCGTCCTGCGCTACACGCGGGCTGAGGGCTCGCAGCCGGCCCAGCCCTTCGCCAGCCCGCTCCTGGGCACCACCAGCCTCCCGTGGGTGATGGATCGGGCCCGGctctgcccgccgccccccgccctggACAGCACCCCCGCCGACATCGCCGCCT GGGAGGTGCCGCTGGGCCACGGGCAGCTGCACCAGCTGGTCCTCCAGAGCTGCGAGAAGGAGCTGGGCcacgctgccgctgccgccaAGAAGGGGAGCAAGAGCCTCAAGGAGTGA